CATCTCTCCTCCGTGCTCGGCCGGTTCGGCGTGCCGGGACAGGCGGCGTACGTGGCGACCAAGCACGGCGTGATCGGGCTGACGCGCACGATGGCGCTCGAGCTGGCGCACCGGAAGATCACCGTCAACGCGATCTGCCCCGGATGGGTCGAGACGGAGCTCGCGCGGCAGGGATACCGGCGGATCGCGGAAGCTCGCCACGTCACGGAAGAGGAAGCGCGCGCGATCTGCGCCCGCATGGCCCCGCTCGGCCGCGTCCTCGATCCGGAGGAGATCGCGGGGCTCGCGGTTTACATCGCCTCAGACGACGCGCGCGATCTGACCGGCCAGGCAATCGTCCTCGACGGCGGCCAGGTGATGCCGTGAGAAAAGGAAATCCGAAATCCGAATATCGAAATCCGAAACAAATCCGAAGTCGCAAGACCCGAAATTCGAAACGGGCCCGACGAGCTCGTTTTGAGCATCCCAATTTCGGATTTCGTGCTTGTTTCGAGTTTCGAGCTTCGAATTTCGAGCTTGGGATATGAGTGACTCTCCGAACATACGGGCGATCACGTTCGATGCGGGATTCACGCTCCTTCATCCCGACCCGCCGGTCGAGGAGGTCTATCTGCGGGAGTTCGCGCTCGACGGCGCGCGCGGCGACGCGGCGGCGCTCGCCGCCGCGCTCGCGAAGACCTGGCGCGAGATTCGGGAGCGCAAGCTCGTCGATCGCTACGGGGGGCCGACGGGAGAACGGGGTTTCTGGGCGATGTTCGTCGAGCGAGCGCGGTTCCATTTCGACGGCGGGATGCTCTCGGCCGCGTGCTTCGACCGGCTCGTCGGCCATTTTCTGCGCCCGGAGGCGTGGGCCGTCTACGAGGACGTCCTGCCGGCGCTCGACGCGCTCGCGTCGGAGGGATTCCGGCTCGGGATCGTGTCGAACTGGGACTCGACGCTCGCCGGGCTGCTCGAAGCCCACGGGCTCGCCGCGCGGTTCTCCGCGCTCCTCGTCTCGGCGTCCGAGCAGTCGGGGAAACCGCACCCGGAGATCTTTCGGCGGGCGTGCGACCGGCTCGCCGTACCGCCGTCGCAGACGGTGCACGTCGGCGATTCCCTCGAGGAAGACTTCGCGGCGGCGCGCGAAGCGGGTCTCTCGGCGCTCCTCCTCGACCGCGGGGACCGGCATCCCGAGATCGCGGACCGGATCCGGTCCCTCGCCGAGCTCCCGCGGCGAATCGGGAAAGCGCCTCAGGGCGCGGGGGGGATCTCCGCCACGCGCTGACCCAATGAATGATCGGACGCCGGTCATGGCGAGGCCGCTGCTTTTCTGCGAAAAGCTCCCTCGCGCCTTCGGCGCTCTTCCCTCTCCCGGCGGGCGAGGGGAATTCGGTGGCTCCGCGACGATCTGTGTGGCCGTGGCGATCTGCCCCTGAATTGCCGGAATCAGATGCTTCGCTTCGCTCGCAATGACGGGCGCGCAGGCTAAAATTTCGTTGCCTTTGCGCCCGCCGTTACCGTACCCTTCCGTCCAACTTGAACCAGCTGTTCCGCACGAAATCCCTCGACGACCTCGTCGCCGAGACCCAGGAAGAAGGACATCAGCTCAGGAAAACGCTCGGCCCGGTGAATCTCATCGCGCTCGGGATCGGGGCGATCATCGGCGCCGGAATCTTCGCGACGATCGGGACGGCCGCGGCGGGGGACGCCCATCGTCCCGGCGCGGGGCCGGCTCTGATGCTTTCGTTCTTCCTGACGGCCGTCGTCTGCGGCTTCACGGCGCTCTGCTACGCGGAGTTCGCGTCGATGGTGCCGGTCGCCGGCTCCGCCTACACCTACTCGTACGCGACGCTGGGCGAGCTGGTCGCCTGGATCATCGGCTGGGACCTCATCCTCGAGTACGCGATCGGCAACGTGGCGGTCGCGATCTCCTGGGCGAACTACTGCAACACGCTCCTCGACGGGCTCGGCATCCATCTCCCCGACTGGCTCACGATCGATTACCGCACCGCGCACCAGAAGGTGCCCGCGGTGCTCGCCCACGCGCCGCACCTCTTCGGCATTCCGATCGTCTTCAACATCCTCGCCTTCCTGATCGTCGCGGCGATCACGATCGTTCTCGTCTGGGGCGTCCGGGAGTCCGCGCGATTCAACGCGGTGATGGTCGCGATCAAGCTCGTCGTGCTCGGCTTCTTCGTGTTCGTGAGCTTCCATTTCGTGAAGCCCGCCAACTGGCACCCCTTCGCGCCGAACGGTTTCGCGGGCGTCTCGACCGGCGCCGCGATCATCTTCTTCGCGTACATCGGCTTCGACGCGGTCTCGACGACGGCCGAGGAATGCCGCAATCCGAAGCGCGACATGCCGATCGGCATCATCGGCTCGCTCATCATCTGCACGGTCATCTACGTCGGCATCGCGGCCGTCTTCACCGGGATGGTTCCCTACCCGGTGCTCCACCATCTGAACGCGTCGCAGCAGGCCGAGCCGCTGACGATGGCGATGAAGTACGTCCGAATGCCGAACTACATGGTCGGGATCGTCGCGCTCGGATCCGTGATCGCGCACACGGCCGTGCTGCTCGTCTTCCAGCTCGGCCAGCCCCGCATCCTCTTCGCGATGGCCCGGGACGGGTTTCTCCCCCCCGCGTTCGCGAAGGTGCATCCGAAGTTCCGGACGCCGCACGTCGCGACGATCCTCACCGGCGTGGTCGTCGGTCTCGCGGCGGCGATCGCGAACATCGACGAGATGGTCGACCTGACGAACATCGGGACCCTCTTCGCGTTCATCCTCGTCTGCCTCGGGATCATGGTGCTGCGCTTCAAGGACCCGACGCGTGAGCGCCCGTTCCGGGTGCCGCTCGGCCCCGTCTTCCTTCCGAGCCTCGGGCTGATCGCGTGCGTCTACCTCATCTTCTATCTGCCGCCGAGCTCCTGGTGGCGGTTCTTCTTCTGGCTGCTCGCCGGTCTGGTCGTGTATTTCCTGTACGGACATCGCCACTCCCGGCTCCGCAACGGGCCGCGTCCCCCGGACTTCAATCCCGCCTCCGACCTGCCGCCGGCCGAGCTCCGCTGAGCCGCGTTTTCCACCCGTCGGCGCGCGTGGAATTTGCTACCCTTGGGCCGGAGGTGACGATGAAAAGAATCCTGCCGGTGATGCTCCTGCTCTCGGCGGTCGCGGCGTCGGTGCCGGCGGCCGTGGTGACGAAGCGCTTCGAGTGGGCGCCGCAGAACGGCGTGCAGATCCTCAACTGGACGGAAAACGGAATCACGGTCAAACAGGTCAAGTGGGACCTTGGTTCGGTCGTCCGCCCCACGCGGATGTCGACGAGCCGCGTGCGGGTGCGCGTCGACAACGACTCGACCGTCGACGTGGTCCCCGGGATCGCGATCGCCGTGTTCGACGAGGACAACCGCCTGATCGCCGCCGGCGACGGCGGGGTGAAGGTCGGCGATCTGAACAAGGGGGCGCGCGACGACTTCACCGTCGCCTTTGCCCACGTTTTCCGGAACCTGGACAAGGCGAAATACTTCTACGTCACCGTCGAAACCAAGAGGTGACGCGATTCTGAAGAGCCGGAGGGACGCGGCGGCCGCCGCGCTCCTCCTCGCGGGCACCGCGATCTTCTGGGGCCGTCTCTTCGGGGGCGGCCTCGTTTTTTACGCGCGGGACTTCGGCTTCTTCTTCGCTCCGCTTCGGGCCGCGTTCGCCGAGGCGCTCCGCGGCGGCGCCTCGCCGTTCTGGAACCCTTCCATCGGGGGCGGTGTTCCTCTGGCCGCCGATCCGAACAACGCGGTCTTCTTCCCGGCCACGCTCCTCTTCCTGCT
This portion of the Thermoanaerobaculia bacterium genome encodes:
- a CDS encoding SDR family oxidoreductase, which produces HLSSVLGRFGVPGQAAYVATKHGVIGLTRTMALELAHRKITVNAICPGWVETELARQGYRRIAEARHVTEEEARAICARMAPLGRVLDPEEIAGLAVYIASDDARDLTGQAIVLDGGQVMP
- a CDS encoding HAD-IA family hydrolase; amino-acid sequence: MSDSPNIRAITFDAGFTLLHPDPPVEEVYLREFALDGARGDAAALAAALAKTWREIRERKLVDRYGGPTGERGFWAMFVERARFHFDGGMLSAACFDRLVGHFLRPEAWAVYEDVLPALDALASEGFRLGIVSNWDSTLAGLLEAHGLAARFSALLVSASEQSGKPHPEIFRRACDRLAVPPSQTVHVGDSLEEDFAAAREAGLSALLLDRGDRHPEIADRIRSLAELPRRIGKAPQGAGGISATR
- a CDS encoding amino acid permease, yielding MNQLFRTKSLDDLVAETQEEGHQLRKTLGPVNLIALGIGAIIGAGIFATIGTAAAGDAHRPGAGPALMLSFFLTAVVCGFTALCYAEFASMVPVAGSAYTYSYATLGELVAWIIGWDLILEYAIGNVAVAISWANYCNTLLDGLGIHLPDWLTIDYRTAHQKVPAVLAHAPHLFGIPIVFNILAFLIVAAITIVLVWGVRESARFNAVMVAIKLVVLGFFVFVSFHFVKPANWHPFAPNGFAGVSTGAAIIFFAYIGFDAVSTTAEECRNPKRDMPIGIIGSLIICTVIYVGIAAVFTGMVPYPVLHHLNASQQAEPLTMAMKYVRMPNYMVGIVALGSVIAHTAVLLVFQLGQPRILFAMARDGFLPPAFAKVHPKFRTPHVATILTGVVVGLAAAIANIDEMVDLTNIGTLFAFILVCLGIMVLRFKDPTRERPFRVPLGPVFLPSLGLIACVYLIFYLPPSSWWRFFFWLLAGLVVYFLYGHRHSRLRNGPRPPDFNPASDLPPAELR